One region of Citrus sinensis cultivar Valencia sweet orange chromosome 6, DVS_A1.0, whole genome shotgun sequence genomic DNA includes:
- the LOC102625743 gene encoding histone acetyltransferase HAC12 isoform X5 produces the protein MAKKQIPHFLQIIPEVPSTLPSTDLEYQWPYVQFDEPSDGKAQFYFNKRDVSCSLIAEQNMCMQTASPSEPLYVSPLASESNAPTSNQMGAAKYAKPSNPSCLYLENRILHAYINYKSSMVANGGSIVSFVNYLHSTICNIHWCGCERFCILLSHFDGCHSAECHICGPVRYASDAANHQKFDIMKSSFSDTDCDWSKSGSSNCLFPSSKRLKMEHPICPFSSGVGISSFVDPLQVQSFDFGAVPPLQQLPESPKSINSEVRELDMELLRNPAKDSTIFEGTRNSIVDHYCMLNSQKVFTPEEFNFGSKMEEDLSSGGDIADIFLDSNRLSNRLRSSVVSVDEACGAGCKEDEVLVRAKLNETNPEIKSECVAVPVRTESDLTKPGTKNELIAQEADNGQPLKLRNPRTNGVSLTDFFTAEQLRAHISNLRQLVSQSALKEEKGNKTTNTLSDNSCQLCQAEKLLLAPTPIYCSYCGADIKRYVIYYSTPEENGMRHCFCKSCYKQSRGGKISLYGISFSKAKMYKRKNDEDIEEAWVLCDKCQGWQHQICALYNNKRDTEGKAEYICPKCRLKEIETGDHLLLAESTFFAAKDLPSTMLSDHLEQRLFTRIQEERKMKANVSGKNLDEVPTAEDLVVRVVLSVDKKLKVKQQFLDIFHEANYPTEFPYRLKVILLFQKIEGVDVCLFGMYVQEFGSECSHPNQRCVYISYLDSVKYFRPETETAAGKTLRTFVYHEILIGYLEYSKKRGFATCYIWACPPVKGEDYILYCHPEMQKTPKSDKLRQWYRSMLRKAAEEKIVVGISNLYDQFFIPTGQHSKVTAARLPYFDGDYWSGAAEGVIKSIEQERGDDFHKKLKKPMTKRMLKAMGHADPSSNAAKDILFMQKLGQIIFPVKEDFIVVHLQFVCSHCHEVILYRHRWFCSQCKYFQLCERCHDAERNLNGEDIHTLNGKEKHALSKVMVDDVPCHTRDKDVITDNTLFENRNAFLSFCQKNYYQFDTLRRAKFSSMMILHHLHNSSMLTAESICCLCRKDTVIDQCWQCETCPQFEVCTACYQEKGNSLHIHKLTQRSSAVDGGTESREAQTKALQAGRNPDTYIHSQVNLTLQKTQLMNLLQHASQCSLTKSKGCSYPKCLQMKTLFYHARSCNVRTAGGCQHCRKIWLLLTMHSRRCKELDCRVPRCKDLKQWNAEAVVGCWKRGDSPNCKDRAGLAQSSSHRRTW, from the exons ATGGCCAAAAAGCAG ATCCCACATTTTTTACAGATAATTCCTGAAGTCCCCAGTACTCTACCAAGCACAGACTTGGAGTATCAGTGGCCATATGTACAGTTTGATGAGCCATCTGATGGGAAAgcacaattttatttcaataaaagggATGTATCTTGCAGTCTGATAGCAGAACAAAATATGTGTATGCAGACTGCATCCCCTTCAGAACCATTGTATGTGTCTCCACTTGCTTCAGAGAGCAACGCACCCACTTCTAATCAAATGGGAGCTGCTAAATATGCAAAGCCAAGTAATCCATCATGTTTATATCttgaaaatagaattttacATGCTTATATCAACTACAAGAGTTCAATGGTGGCCAATGGAGGTAGTATAGTCTCTTTTGTGAACTATTTgcattcaacaatatgtaatatTCACTGGTGTGGATGTGAACGTTTCTGCATACTTTTGTCCCACTTTGATGGCTGTCACTCTGCTGAGTGTCATATCTGTGGACCTGTTCGATATGCATCTGATGCTGCTAATCACCAGAAATTTGATATCATGAAAAGCAGTTTCAGTGATACAGATTGTGATTGGTCCAAATCTGGCAGTTCAAATTGCTTGTTCCCTTCTTCGAAACGTTTGAAGATGGAACATCCAATTTGCCCTTTTTCATCTGGGGTTGGAATTTCTAGTTTCGTGGATCCATTACAAGTTCAGTCATTTGATTTTGGAGCAGTTCCACCCTTGCAGCAGTTGCCTGAATCTCCTAAATCTATTAATTCTGAGGTCAGAGAGCTGGACATGGAACTACTTAGAAATCCTGCAAAAGATTCTACTATTTTTGAAGGGACTAGAAATAGCATTGTTGATCATTATTGCATGTTGAACTCCCAGAAAGTGTTTACTCCAGAGGAGTTTAATTTCGGTAGTAAGATGGAGGAGGACCTGAGTAGTGGTGGTGATATAGCGGATATATTCCTAGATTCTAACAGATTGTCTAACAGATTGAGGTCCAGTGTTGTGTCTGTTGATGAAGCGTGTGGTGCTGGTTGTAAAGAGGATGAGGTACTGGTCAGGGCAAAGCTGAATGAGACCAACCCAGAGATTAAAAGTGAATGTGTTGCAGTACCAGTCAGGACTGAGTCTGATCTGACCAAGCCTGGGACAAAAAATGAACTTATTGCACAAGAAGCTGATAATGGGCAACCATTAAAATTGAGGAATCCCAGGACAAATGGTGTTTCCCTAACTGATTTTTTCACAGCAGAACAATTAAGGGCGCATATATCAAATCTTAGGCAGTTGGTTAGCCAG AGTGCATTGAAGgaggaaaaaggaaataaaactaCAAACACTCTCAGCGACAATTCTTGCCAGCTGTGTCAAGCAGAGAAGCTCTTATTGGCTCCAACACCAATATATTGTTCATATTGTGGTGCTGACATTAAGCGCTATGTCATATACTACAGCACACCTGAAGAAAATGGCATGCGGCATTGTTTCTGTAAGTCATGCTATAAACAATCTCGAGGTGggaaaatttcattatatggAATTTCCTTTTCCAAGGCAAAGATGTATAAGAGAAAGAATGATGAGGATATAGAAGAAGCG TGGGTTCTGTGTGATAAATGTCAAGGTTGGCAACACCAGATATGTGCTCTCTATAATAACAAAAGAGATACAGAAGGAAAAGCTGAATATATCTGTCCCAAATGCCgcttaaaagaaatagaaactGGGGACCATTTGCTCTTAGCAGAAAGCACATTTTTTGCTGCAAAAGATCTACCAAGCACCATGCTTAGTGACCACTTAGAGCAAAGACTCTTCACGCGTATCCAGGaggagagaaaaatgaaagcaaatGTTTCCGGAAAGAACCTTGATGAG GTTCCGACGGCAGAAGATCTCGTTGTTAGAGTTGTATTATCTGTTGACAAGAAGTTAAAAGTGAAGCAGCAATTTCTAGATATCTTTCATGAAGCTAATTATCCTACAGAGTTCCCGTACAGATTAAAG gtgattttattgtttcagAAGATTGAAGGGGTGGATGTATGCCTTTTCGGCATGTATGTCCAGGAGTTTGGTTCAGAATGCAGTCACCCAAATCAACGTTGTGTTTATATCTCATATCTTGATTCGGTGAAGTACTTTAGGCCTGAGACAGAAACTGCAGCTGGGAAAACTCTTCGTACCTTTGTTTACCATGAAATATTG ATAGGATACCTTGAATACAGTAAAAAACGGGGTTTTGCAACCTGCTATATATGGGCCTGTCCCCCTGTAAAGGGAGAAGATTATATCTTATACTGCCATCCGGAGATGCAGAAAACTCCCAAGTCTGACAAGCTGCGACAGtg GTATCGATCAATGCTAAGAAAAGCAGCtgaagaaaaaattgttgttggtATCTCTAATTTATATGATCAATTTTTCATTCCAACTGGACAACATTCAAAAGTAACAGCAGCTCGTTTGCCGTATTTTGACGGTGACTATTGGTCTGGAGCCGCTGAAGGTGTGATCAAGAGCATTGAACAAGAAAGAGGAGATGACTTTCATAAGAAGTTAAAGAAACCAATGACAAAGAGAATGTTAAAGGCCATGGGACATGCAGATCCTTCTAGCAATGCTGCTAAAGATATTCTATTTATGCAAAAA CTGGGACAAATCATCTTCCCTGTTAAGGAGGACTTCATCGTTGTCCACTTGCAATTTGTTTGCTCACACTGTCATGAAGTGATATTGTATAGGCACCGATGGTTTTGCAGTCAGTGCAAATATTTCCAGCTATGTGAAAG ATGCCATGATGCTGAAAGAAACCTCAACGGTGAGGACATCCACACTTTAAATGGCAAAGAAAAGCATGCACTCAGTAAG gttATGGTGGATGATGTGCCATGTCATACCAGGGATAAGGATGTTATTACGGATAAtactttatttgaaaataggaATGCTTTCTTGAGTTTTtgtcagaaaaattattatcagtTTGACACACTTCGCCGGGCTAAGTTTTCTTCGATGATGATCCTGCATCATCTACACAATTCAAGCATGCTCACAGCTGAGAGCATCTGCTGCCTTTGCCGCAAGGACACTGTAATAGACCAGTGCTGGCAGTGTGAGACCTGCCCGCAGTTTGAAGTTTGCACTGCATGCTATCAGGAAAAGGGCAATTCTTTGCATATCCATAAGTTGACCCAGCGTTCTTCTGCAGTTGATGGTGGGACTGAGAGTAGAGAGGCACAGACGAAAGCGTTGCAGGCAGGAAGAAACCCGGACACTTATATTCACTCACAAGTTAATTTAACACTGCAGAAAACACAACTGATGAATCTCCTACAACATGCCTCTCAATGTAGCTTAACCAAAAGCAAGGGCTGCTCTTACCCAAAATGCCTTCAAATGAAAACTTTGTTTTACCATGCACGCAGCTGTAATGTTCGAACCGCCGGGGGTTGTCAGCACTGTAGAAAGATATGGTTGCTGCTGACTATGCACTCAAGGCGCTGTAAAGAACTTGATTGCAGGGTACCACGTTGCAA GGATTTGAAGCAGTGGAATGCTGAAGCCGTGGTGGGATGCTGGAAACGAGGGGATAGTCCCAATTGTAAAGATAGAGCAGGACTTGCCCAAAGCAGCAGCCATCGCAGGACTTGGTAA